From Panthera tigris isolate Pti1 chromosome D3, P.tigris_Pti1_mat1.1, whole genome shotgun sequence, one genomic window encodes:
- the LIMK2 gene encoding LIM domain kinase 2 isoform X3 encodes MTGPVMVAGEFKYHPECFACMSCKVIIEDGDAYALVQHATLYCGKCHNEVVLAPMFERLSTESVQDQLPYSVTHISMPATTEGRRGFSVSVESACSNYATTVQVKEVNRMHISPNNRNAIHPGDRILEINGTPVRTLRVEEVEDAISKTSQTLQLLIEHDPVSQRLDQLRLDARLSPRMQNAGHSPTLNTLDTKENLEGTLRRRSLRRSNSISKSPGPSSPKEPLLFSRDISRSESLRCSSSYSQQIFRPCDLIHGEILGKGFFGQAIKVTHKATGKVMVMKELIRCDEETQKTFLTEVKVMRSLDHPNVLKFIGVLYKDKKLNLLTEYIEGGTLKDFLRSVDPFPWQQKVRFAKGIASGMAYLHSMCIIHRDLNSHNCLIKLDKTVVVADFGLSRLIVEERKKPPVEKATTKKRTLRKNDRKKRYTVVGNPYWMAPEMLNGKSYDETVDVFSFGIVLCEIIGQVYADPDCLPRTLDFGLNVKLFWEKFVPTDCPPAFFPLAAICCKLEPESRPAFSKLEDSFEALSLYLGELGIPLPAELEELDHTVSMQYGLTRDSPP; translated from the exons TGGGAAGTGCCACAATGAGGTGGTGCTGGCACCCATGTTTGAGAGACTCTCCACGGAGTCTGTTCAGGACCAGCTGCCCTACTCTGTCACACACATCTCCATGCCAGCCACCACGGAGGGCAGACGGGGCTTCTCTGTGTCTGTGGAAAGTGCCTGCTCCAACTATGCCACCACTGTGCAAGTAAAAGA GGTCAACCGGATGCACATCAGTCCCAACAACCGCAATGCCATCCACCCCGGGGACCGCATCCTGGAGATCAATGGGACCCCTGTCCGCACACTCCGAGTGGAAGAG GTAGAGGATGCGATTAGCAAGACAAGCCAGACACTTCAGCTCTTGATTGAACATGACCCCGTCTCCCAGCGCCTGGACCAGCTGCGACTGGATGCACGGCTCTCTCCCCGCATGCAGAATGCCGGACACTCCCCTACTCTCAACACCCTGGACACCAAGGAGAATTTGGAAGGAACACTAAGGAGACGCTCTCTGAG GCGCAGTAACAGCATCTCCAAGTCCCCTGGCCCCAGCTCCCCAAAGGAGCCCCTGCTCTTTAGCCGTGACATCAGCCGCTCAGAATCCCTCCGCTGTTCCAGCAGCTACTCACAGCAGATCTTCCGGCCATGTGACCTGATCCACGGGGAGATCCTGGGGAAGGGCTTCTTTGGACAGGCCATCAAG GTAACACACAAAGCCACGGGCAAAGTGATGGTCATGAAGGAGTTAATTCGGTGTGATGAGGAAACACAGAAGACTTTTCTGACTGAG GTGAAGGTGATGCGCAGCCTGGACCACCCCAATGTGCTCAAGTTCATTGGTGTGCTGTACAAGGACAAGAAGCTGAACCTGCTGACAGAGTACATTGAAGGGGGCACGCTGAAGGACTTTCTGCGCAGTGTG GACCCCTTCCCCTGGCAGCAGAAGGTCAGATTTGCCAAAGGCATCGCATCTGGAATG GCCTATTTACACTCCATGTGCATCATCCACCGGGATCTGAACTCACACAACTGCCTTATCAAGCTG GACAAGACCGTGGTGGTGGCAGACTTTGGGCTGTCACGGCTTATAGTTGAAGAGAGGAAAAAGCCCCCAGTGGAGAAGGCCACCACCAAGAAACGCACCTTGCGTAAGAATGACCGTAAGAAGCGCTATACCGTGGTAGGAAACCCCTACTGGATGGCCCCTGAGATGCTGAATG GAAAGAGCTACGATGAGACGGTGGATGTCTTCTCTTTTGGGATCGTTCTCTGCGAG ATCATCGGGCAGGTGTATGCAGATCCTGATTGCCTGCCCCGAACACTGGACTTTGGTCTCAACGTGAAGCTTTTCTGGGAGAAGTTTGTCCCCACAGACTGCCCCCCAGCCTTCTTCCCCCTGGCCGCCATCTGCTGCAAACTGGAGCCCGAGAGCAG ACCGGCATTCTCAAAACTGGAGGACTCCTTTGAGGCTCTCTCCCTGTATCTGGGGGAGCTGGGCATCCCACTGCCTGCAGAGCTGGAAGAGCTGGACCACACTGTGAGCATGCAGTATGGCCTGACCCGGGACTCACCTCCCTAG